A window of Cryptomeria japonica chromosome 3, Sugi_1.0, whole genome shotgun sequence contains these coding sequences:
- the LOC131050163 gene encoding elongation factor 1-gamma 2 produces the protein MALTLYAGEGNKNAAKAFIAAEYVGVTINLTPNFQIGVTNKTPEFLKMNPIGKIPVLETPDGPIFESNAIARYVARLKGNNTLFGSSLIDYAHIEQWIDFSSGEIDINIMRWLFPRMGFGVYLPPAEEAAIAGLKRGLSALNTHLSANTFLVGHCITLADIVMTCNLHLGFSRFMTKDFTKEFPHVERYFWTMVNQPNFKKVLGEVKQVDAVPPVVQANKKAVQAKEQKPKPKEEPKHESAKPKVEDPPAGEEEEEAPKPKPKNTLDLLPPSKMILDEWKRLYSNTKTNFREIAIKGFWDMYDPEGYSLWFCEYKYNDENTVSFVTLNKVTGFLQRMDLARKYAFGKMLIIGQDPPFKVKGLWLFRGQEIPKFVMDECYDMELYDWTKVDVNDEVQKERVNAMIEDQEPFEGEPLLDAKCFK, from the exons ACTTTATATGCAGGGGAAGGCAATAAAAATGCGGCGAAGGCATTCATTGCTGCTGAATATGTTGGTGTAACAATTAACCTAACTCCTAACTTTCAGATTGGTGTAACAAACAAAACGCCAGAATTTCTTAAGATGAATCCTATTGGCAAG ATTCCAGTTTTGGAGACACCTGATGGGCCAATTTTCGAGAGTAATGCCATTGCACGTTATG TTGCGCGACTGAAGGGGAATAACACTCTCTTTGGGTCTTCCCTAATTGACTAT GCCCATATCGAGCAGTGGATTGATTTTTCTTCTGGGGAAATTGACATAAACATCATGCGATGGTTATTTCCTCGAATGGGATTTGGAGTTTATCTTCCTCCG GCAGAGGAAGCTGCAATTGCTGGACTCAAAAGAGGTTTAAGCGCATTGAATACTCATCTGTCTGCTAACACCTTCCTTGTTGGTCATTGCATAACCTTGGCAGACATTGTTATGACTTGCAACTTGCATCTGGGTTTTTCTCGTTTTATGACCAAAGATTTTACAAAAGAATTTCCTCATGTTGAAAGGTACTTTTGGACCATGGTCAATCAGCCAAATTTTAAGAAGGTTTTGGGCGAGGTTAAGCAGGTAGATGCTGTTCCTCCAGTTGTGCAAGCTAATAAAAAGGCCGTTCAAGCTAAAGAGCAAAAGCCAAAGCCTAAGGAAGAGCCCAAACATGAATCTGCAAAGCCCAAGGTTGAAGATCCTCCAgcaggggaggaggaggaggaggcacCTAAGCCAAAACCCAAAAACACTCTTGATCTTTTGCCACCCAGTAAAATGATTCTTGATGAGTGGAAGAGACTTTACTCAAACACAAAAACCAACTTCCGTGAGATTGCTATCAAAG GTTTTTGGGATATGTATGATCCAGAAGGATACTCCTTGTGGTTTTGTGAATACAAATACAATGACGAGAATACTGTTTCATTTGTTACATTGAACAAAGTTACAGGATTCTTGCAACGTATGGATCTTGCACGCAAGTATGCATTTGGGAAGATGCTTATCATTGGCCAAGATCCTCCATTCAAGGTGAAGGGACTGTGGCTTTTCCGTGGCCAAGAGATTCCAAAGTTTGTTATGGATGAGTGCTATGATATGGAGTTGTATGACTGGACTAAAGTGGATGTTAATGACGAAGTTCAGAAAGAACGTGTTAATGCTATGATTGAAGATCAAGAGCCCTTTGAAGGTGAGCCTCTGTTAGATGCCAAATGTTTCAAGTGA